In Stieleria varia, one genomic interval encodes:
- a CDS encoding tRNA dihydrouridine synthase, with product MNDPSTIDSRSSEPVDRPAPGLKPLSIGSIDIGFPVVQAALSGYSDLPMRVIARRHGASYSVCEVMLDQFLLALTKRQKTKHFLDIHPDEPPVGGQLMGAEPEQFSLGALKLVQAGFDIIDVNFGCPVKKVLGRCRGGFHLSQPDVAIEILQRTRDIVPDHIPVTVKMRRGIDDTQQSRDDFFRILDGAIDAGLAAATIHGRTVQQRYVGPSRWEFLAEVKQHVADRLKILGSGDLFTADACLEMIRQTGIDGVTVARGAIGNPWIFAQAQALAAGLPLPPPPNLLEQADVMRDHFRLCAETYSPERAPVLMRKFCIKYSQCHPDHESVRVALAKIRSFDDFEDVLATHYGRDAPGRYIPTEVHRSQEEC from the coding sequence ATGAACGACCCGTCCACCATCGATTCACGAAGCAGCGAGCCGGTCGATCGGCCAGCACCGGGACTCAAACCGCTATCGATCGGTAGTATCGACATCGGGTTTCCGGTCGTTCAAGCCGCTTTGTCAGGATACAGTGATCTGCCGATGCGTGTGATCGCGCGTCGTCACGGGGCGAGCTACAGTGTTTGCGAAGTCATGCTGGATCAGTTCTTGTTGGCCTTGACGAAACGCCAAAAGACCAAGCATTTCTTGGACATTCATCCCGACGAGCCGCCGGTGGGTGGTCAGTTGATGGGAGCGGAACCGGAGCAGTTTTCGCTCGGCGCGTTGAAACTCGTCCAGGCCGGTTTTGACATCATCGATGTGAACTTCGGCTGCCCGGTCAAGAAAGTCCTTGGACGATGCCGCGGCGGCTTTCACCTTTCCCAACCCGATGTCGCGATCGAAATCCTGCAACGCACGCGCGACATCGTCCCCGACCACATCCCCGTCACGGTCAAAATGCGTCGTGGCATTGATGACACGCAACAGTCGCGCGACGATTTCTTTCGCATCCTCGATGGTGCGATCGACGCGGGACTTGCCGCGGCAACCATCCACGGTCGTACCGTCCAACAACGCTATGTCGGTCCCAGCCGCTGGGAGTTTCTCGCGGAAGTCAAACAGCATGTCGCAGACCGCCTGAAGATCCTCGGCAGCGGAGACCTGTTCACCGCCGATGCGTGCTTGGAAATGATCCGACAAACCGGGATCGACGGCGTCACCGTTGCCCGAGGCGCGATCGGTAATCCCTGGATCTTTGCCCAAGCCCAAGCGTTAGCCGCGGGCTTGCCACTGCCGCCCCCGCCCAATTTGCTCGAGCAAGCCGACGTGATGCGAGATCACTTCCGGCTCTGCGCCGAAACCTACTCCCCCGAGCGCGCCCCGGTTCTGATGCGGAAATTCTGCATCAAATACAGCCAGTGCCACCCCGATCACGAATCCGTCCGCGTGGCCCTGGCAAAAATCCGCTCCTTCGACGATTTCGAGGACGTGCTCGCCACCCACTACGGGCGAGACGCTCCCGGTCGCTACATCCCTACGGAAGTTCATCGCTCCCAAGAGGAGTGCTGA
- a CDS encoding aldose epimerase family protein: protein MKVTASEFGTADGKAVTLYTMTNDHGHSVSVMNWGATLLDVNVPDRDGNLANVNLRFDTLQPYLTKHPYFGSTVGRFCNRIGNAKFTIDGVEYPLSVNHGKHQLHGGVQNFAFLLWDAESVKSDDAVAVRMTLVSPDGQEGFPGTVSAIVEYRWNNENELTVEFTATTDKPTHVNLTNHSYWNLGGAGSGTAKDHIATIHADQWLDVDGDLIPTGKLNDVEGTPLDFRSPTALGDRIDQLPATKGYDHCFVVRGSAGELRLAAHVIDPDSGRVLEIETTQPGMQLYTANHLPGDEGSAGNGGHDAFCLETQHYPDAPNKPSFPSTLLKPGETLRETTVHRFSVQ from the coding sequence ATGAAAGTCACCGCATCCGAGTTCGGTACTGCCGACGGAAAAGCCGTCACCCTGTACACCATGACCAATGATCACGGGCACAGTGTTTCGGTCATGAATTGGGGCGCGACGCTGTTGGATGTCAATGTGCCCGATCGCGACGGCAATCTCGCCAACGTCAATTTGCGTTTCGATACTTTGCAACCTTATCTCACCAAGCACCCTTATTTCGGCAGCACGGTCGGACGATTCTGCAACCGAATCGGGAACGCCAAGTTCACGATCGATGGCGTGGAGTATCCGCTGAGCGTCAATCACGGCAAACATCAATTGCACGGCGGCGTGCAGAACTTTGCCTTTTTGCTGTGGGATGCCGAATCAGTAAAGTCGGACGATGCTGTGGCTGTTCGCATGACGTTGGTCAGCCCGGATGGGCAAGAAGGATTTCCGGGGACGGTGTCGGCGATCGTCGAATACCGATGGAACAATGAGAACGAACTGACGGTCGAATTCACCGCGACGACGGACAAGCCGACGCACGTGAATTTGACCAATCACAGCTATTGGAATCTGGGCGGAGCGGGTAGTGGCACGGCCAAAGATCACATCGCAACCATCCACGCCGATCAGTGGTTGGACGTCGATGGCGATTTGATCCCGACGGGAAAGCTGAACGATGTGGAAGGCACACCGTTGGATTTTCGAAGTCCGACCGCCCTGGGCGATCGCATCGATCAACTGCCAGCCACCAAAGGCTACGATCACTGTTTCGTCGTGCGAGGATCGGCGGGTGAACTGCGTTTGGCGGCGCACGTGATCGATCCCGATTCAGGTCGCGTGCTGGAAATCGAAACGACTCAACCCGGTATGCAACTCTACACCGCCAACCACTTGCCCGGCGATGAGGGTTCCGCTGGCAACGGCGGTCACGACGCGTTTTGCTTGGAGACGCAACATTATCCGGACGCGCCGAACAAGCCGAGTTTCCCGAGCACGTTGCTCAAGCCCGGCGAGACGCTGCGTGAAACGACGGTGCATCGTTTTTCGGTGCAGTGA
- a CDS encoding proprotein convertase P-domain-containing protein, which produces MVHSPNDRVFTQFRVNHIATGRLAICLMGTLLRALILSGMIALACSSIGFAQSGLRASLEKLDRNGNGMIEPEEITPLSRPYLEQLAETGSRGGGLDLRRPNPIPRIQEIARIYYAVKNGVNSDLRVQPTREGKNTIRSFEPAPDEPLIPEFGLAEVKLPYTQDDLDFADRTMRSHDENRDGYIDQDEAAQNRWTHREPFADDLDGDLRLSRMELTQRYARRRLLDRNSDELRQKARRTNGLIPDNEKRPATRDDSSQWWQDGGMEYWLTASLMGRFDVDRNGRIDKNEVSGLGLPVGKIDLNRDGELTRDEMFAYVKVQQDAAGGTAESAPGWFDEKDLDGDRQISMAEYSQEWTEDQLLSFHQLDTNADGLITVNEAKLGTLSQGRVFRSTDAQVLAVRKTVASEIVVTDSFYVADVNVQLSISHTNVSSLDVYLVAPDGQEIELFTGIGGGGNHFDETILDDEAEINVARAAAPYQGSFQPESVLYKRPSLSAMKGKNAQGTWQLIIRGSRNDRIGMLHDWKLMIAPSDEPLNEIPSDEPFGEVPVEAEQPVFPEVIR; this is translated from the coding sequence ATGGTCCATTCCCCGAACGACCGAGTCTTCACCCAGTTTCGCGTGAACCACATCGCCACAGGACGTCTGGCGATTTGTCTGATGGGCACTCTGTTGCGCGCTCTGATTCTCAGTGGCATGATCGCGTTGGCGTGTTCGTCAATCGGTTTTGCTCAGTCCGGGTTACGGGCGTCGTTGGAGAAACTTGATCGAAACGGCAATGGGATGATCGAGCCGGAGGAGATCACACCACTGTCCCGTCCCTATCTGGAACAACTCGCCGAAACCGGATCGCGCGGCGGAGGGCTGGACCTGAGACGTCCCAACCCGATTCCACGTATCCAGGAAATTGCTCGGATCTACTACGCTGTGAAAAACGGCGTGAACTCTGATCTCAGGGTCCAGCCGACGCGTGAAGGCAAGAATACGATTCGATCCTTTGAGCCCGCACCGGATGAACCGCTGATCCCGGAGTTCGGATTGGCGGAAGTCAAGCTGCCATACACGCAAGATGACTTGGATTTCGCCGATCGGACCATGCGCAGCCACGACGAAAACCGAGATGGATACATCGATCAAGACGAAGCGGCTCAGAATCGCTGGACACATCGCGAACCCTTTGCGGACGACTTGGACGGTGACCTCAGGCTCAGTCGGATGGAATTGACCCAGCGTTACGCGCGTCGCCGTCTGCTCGATCGCAACTCAGACGAGTTGAGACAAAAGGCTCGTCGTACCAACGGCCTGATTCCAGACAACGAAAAGCGTCCGGCAACCAGGGACGACTCATCACAGTGGTGGCAAGACGGTGGCATGGAGTACTGGCTGACGGCCAGCTTGATGGGGCGGTTCGACGTCGACCGAAACGGACGCATCGATAAGAACGAAGTCAGCGGGTTGGGATTGCCCGTCGGCAAGATTGACTTGAACCGAGACGGCGAACTCACTCGCGATGAAATGTTCGCCTACGTCAAAGTCCAACAGGACGCCGCTGGCGGAACCGCAGAATCGGCCCCCGGTTGGTTCGATGAAAAGGATCTCGATGGAGATCGCCAGATTTCGATGGCCGAGTATTCGCAGGAATGGACGGAAGACCAACTGTTGTCTTTCCATCAACTCGATACCAACGCAGACGGCTTGATCACGGTGAATGAAGCGAAGTTGGGGACACTGAGCCAAGGCAGAGTGTTCCGTTCGACTGATGCGCAAGTCTTGGCGGTTCGCAAGACGGTCGCTTCAGAAATCGTCGTTACCGATAGCTTCTACGTTGCTGACGTGAACGTGCAGTTGTCGATCAGCCACACGAACGTGAGCAGCTTGGACGTGTATCTGGTGGCGCCGGACGGTCAAGAGATTGAGCTGTTCACCGGAATCGGTGGCGGTGGAAATCACTTCGATGAAACGATCCTGGACGACGAGGCCGAGATCAATGTGGCGCGTGCGGCGGCACCGTATCAAGGTTCCTTTCAACCTGAAAGTGTCCTTTATAAACGTCCGAGCTTGTCAGCGATGAAGGGCAAGAATGCGCAAGGCACGTGGCAATTGATCATTCGTGGCAGCCGCAATGATCGCATCGGCATGCTTCACGATTGGAAACTGATGATCGCCCCCAGCGACGAGCCGCTCAATGAAATTCCCAGTGACGAGCCTTTCGGCGAAGTCCCCGTGGAAGCGGAGCAGCCCGTTTTCCCAGAAGTCATCCGTTGA